Proteins from one Streptomyces sp. NBC_00289 genomic window:
- a CDS encoding lanthionine synthetase C family protein, with protein sequence MAWHSIIDEFGNVGSAVSHPTVVALEGLVGPFRDGSLATGDAGVALAHAYASCAGKACPSAVPLIESSWSRSVTSGAAPTSLYCGVTGVAWVTAHLNGLLFDLADEDVLDSVDLALLAFLSGESMPREYDLVSGLVGLGVYVLQRLPRPTAVTCLERIVDHLAMAAVYREEGAAWFTGPEALPERNRQLAPHGYYNMGVAHGVPGVVWLLAHAARAGVRSETASALADAAVHWILSQRRPLGGDGGLPSFVGPSGEAGEARPFAWCYGAPGVAGVLFAAARVFGHAEWEEAAVEMALSAVHLRPEATSVSEAGICHGAAGLGHVFNRLYQSTGEKVLADAARRWINRAVELLPSNTGAGFLEGRAGVALVMLAALEGTEPAWDRVLLLS encoded by the coding sequence ATGGCATGGCATTCGATAATCGACGAGTTCGGCAACGTCGGATCCGCGGTGAGTCACCCGACAGTGGTTGCGCTGGAAGGGCTGGTCGGCCCATTTCGTGATGGTTCTCTGGCAACTGGCGATGCTGGCGTCGCGTTGGCGCACGCATATGCTTCCTGTGCAGGGAAAGCGTGTCCGTCAGCGGTGCCACTGATTGAGTCGTCTTGGTCTCGGTCGGTGACCAGCGGGGCGGCTCCTACATCGCTTTATTGTGGGGTGACGGGGGTTGCATGGGTCACCGCCCACTTGAACGGGTTGCTGTTCGATCTGGCTGACGAGGACGTCCTCGATTCAGTTGATCTCGCATTGTTGGCGTTTTTGTCCGGTGAGTCGATGCCGCGGGAGTACGACCTTGTGTCAGGTCTCGTCGGGCTTGGTGTCTACGTGCTGCAGCGGCTGCCTCGGCCTACCGCCGTGACATGCCTCGAACGGATTGTGGACCATTTGGCGATGGCGGCGGTCTATCGGGAGGAAGGGGCCGCGTGGTTCACGGGCCCGGAAGCGTTGCCGGAGAGGAACCGGCAGCTTGCCCCCCATGGCTATTACAACATGGGTGTTGCGCACGGTGTTCCGGGTGTTGTCTGGCTGCTGGCGCACGCGGCCCGAGCGGGTGTACGGAGCGAGACTGCCAGCGCACTGGCCGATGCAGCGGTGCATTGGATTCTAAGCCAGCGTCGCCCCTTGGGCGGGGACGGCGGGCTTCCGTCGTTTGTCGGCCCTTCCGGTGAGGCAGGGGAGGCGCGTCCGTTCGCTTGGTGTTACGGAGCCCCCGGGGTGGCTGGGGTGCTGTTCGCGGCGGCCCGGGTATTCGGTCACGCCGAATGGGAGGAGGCAGCGGTGGAGATGGCCTTGAGCGCTGTACATCTACGGCCTGAGGCGACTTCTGTGAGTGAGGCGGGCATCTGTCACGGTGCGGCTGGTCTGGGCCACGTGTTTAACCGCCTGTACCAGAGCACGGGCGAAAAAGTTCTGGCTGATGCCGCCCGTCGCTGGATTAACCGGGCAGTGGAGCTTCTTCCATCAAACACCGGGGCCGGTTTCCTGGAGGGCAGGGCTGGAGTCGCTCTGGTGATGCTGGCAGCGCTGGAAGGGACCGAGCCTGCCTGGGACCGCGTCTTGCTGCTGTCCTGA